TAAAACACGACcttgaatatataaaattagtttgttgttgttgtactgACCATTATATTTTTGggaattaaatttcatttcataataatatattttaaaaaataaatttttaaaataaatgtgattCATAACTTAATTGACAATCTCTTGACAATCTcgataaataacatattttaatgCTCTGCTCTTTAAAgttgatatttaataaaaaggaaaaaaaacttatttttaacaatGACGACACTCTAGATAAAAAATGTGTTGCTCATAATTGTAACAAAATTGTGTACATAATTAGAAACTTATTTAAAACCCCCTCaacacaattaaaacaaaaaaaacatttgaaattgaatgcacattaacaaatattaaaattaatgttacaCAATTATTGATTACATTCCggaaaaagtattaatatataaaacaagatattaattatataaatgtattaatattgGCATGATAAGCTACtggacatttttttatttataacaaataaactataacaaaaacaatacaacaactACGTTTAATACTcataatttgtaaattgtttatttttattttaaaaatttaaagtaaaaaattaaataataataacaatagttATCCAATAAATTAACACTTACCTTGTCATTGTTGGGACCCTCAGccaaaaaacttataaaagtgGCTAATAAACAGACCGTGACAATACCCAAAATTAATACGGAAGTTTTGGCAAATAATGAAGCTCCTATTAGACACACCAACAGCATTAGTGTATTAATCACGGTACAAAATAGAAAACGCCACCAAGTACCATCC
The sequence above is drawn from the Lucilia cuprina isolate Lc7/37 unplaced genomic scaffold, ASM2204524v1 Scaffold_1507, whole genome shotgun sequence genome and encodes:
- the LOC124421106 gene encoding solute carrier family 12 member 9-like; its protein translation is MISRTLGLEFGGSIGTLFFLANVVGCAMAISGCVEGIMNNFGPGGYFASAEGLLPDGTWWRFLFCTVINTLMLLVCLIGASLFAKTSVLILGIVTVCLLATFISFLAEGPNNDKVSVNLLDNYCYYYLIFYFKFLK